Proteins found in one Micromonospora sp. WMMD1082 genomic segment:
- a CDS encoding ABC transporter ATP-binding protein, translating into MTELVIDVEDLRRRYGRFEAVRGVSFQISRGELFALLGTNGAGKTTTLEVLEGLQRPTAGQVRVLGLDPVRQRAAIRPRTGVMLQEGGFTGTLTVQETIEIWRSLNVRPRPTTEVAELVGLEHRLGVAVEQLSGGEERRLELALAVLGRPELLFLDEPTTGMDPMSRRRTWDVIRQLRAEGATVLLTTHYLEEAEVLADRVAIMHAGRIVTAGTPDDVARHLPARITFRLSAGAPAAPALPNAAPEVDGDRITYRTDALQTDLGRLLRWAEDASVELIGLAARPASLEDVFLDIADGEAAAADGTLSTHRTTTLEAAP; encoded by the coding sequence ATGACGGAACTCGTGATCGACGTCGAAGATCTTCGACGCCGCTACGGCCGCTTCGAGGCGGTCCGCGGTGTGTCGTTCCAGATCTCCCGGGGCGAGCTGTTCGCCCTGCTCGGCACCAACGGCGCCGGCAAGACCACCACGTTGGAGGTGCTGGAAGGGCTGCAACGACCGACCGCCGGACAGGTGCGGGTGCTCGGGCTCGACCCGGTGCGCCAGCGCGCGGCGATCCGCCCTCGGACCGGGGTCATGCTCCAGGAGGGCGGTTTCACCGGCACCCTCACCGTGCAGGAGACCATCGAGATCTGGCGCTCCCTCAACGTGCGCCCCCGCCCGACCACGGAGGTCGCGGAACTGGTCGGGCTGGAACACCGGCTGGGCGTCGCGGTCGAGCAGCTCTCCGGCGGCGAGGAACGGCGGCTGGAGCTGGCCCTGGCCGTCCTGGGCCGTCCGGAGCTGCTCTTCCTCGACGAGCCGACCACGGGCATGGACCCGATGTCCCGGCGGCGCACGTGGGACGTCATCCGACAGCTACGGGCCGAGGGCGCGACCGTGCTGCTCACCACCCACTACCTGGAGGAGGCGGAGGTCCTCGCCGACCGGGTGGCGATCATGCACGCCGGCCGGATCGTCACCGCCGGTACGCCCGACGACGTGGCCCGCCACCTGCCGGCCCGCATCACGTTCCGGCTGTCCGCCGGGGCGCCGGCGGCCCCGGCGCTGCCCAACGCCGCCCCCGAGGTCGACGGCGACCGCATCACGTACCGCACCGACGCCCTGCAGACCGACCTCGGCCGCCTGCTGCGCTGGGCCGAGGACGCGAGCGTGGAGCTGATCGGCCTCGCGGCGCGTCCGGCCTCGCTGGAGGACGTCTTCCTGGACATCGCCGACGGCGAGGCGGCCGCCGCCGACGGCACCCTGTCCACCCATCGCACCACGACCCTGGAGGCGGCACCGTGA
- a CDS encoding type I polyketide synthase codes for MANEEQLVEYLKRVTADLHQTRQRLRDVENRSHEPMAIVGMACRFPGGVRSPEDLWDLVASGGDATGDFPTDRGWDVDAVFDPEPGQPAKTYVRRGGFLADALGFDAGFFGISPREALAMDPQQRLVLEASWEALEDARVDPAALRRTRTAVFLGATSAEYATVMQSMYADVLGYTMTGVAASVVSGRVAYALGLEGPAVTVDTACSSSLVALHLAAQALRNGECSMALVGGVTVIPTPGTFIEFSEQRGLAPDGRCKAFASAADGTGFSEGVGVVVVERLSDALKAGRRVLAVVRGSAVNSDGASAGLTAPNGPSQQRVIRQALASAGVGTDGIDAVEAHGTGTTLGDPIEAQALLATYGQDRTAGRPLWLGSVKSNIGHTQAAAGVAGVIKMVQALRHGVLPQTLHVDEPSPHVDWSSGAVRLLTGARDWERNGRPRRAAVSSFGISGTNAHLILEEAPAPVAEPVAQPDARPVMAVAEGAEPVVPVLLSARTETALRDGAARLGGALAGRSGLRPDDVGWSSTGRTSFERRAVVVAAGRADLTDGLAAVATGSGGPATVEGVATTSGKVVFVFPGQGSQWAGMAAELLDSSPVFADSMARCAAALDPHVTWSLEAVVRGAEDAPSLERVDVVQPALWAVMVSLAAVWRSLGVEPAAVLGHSQGEIAAACVAGGLSIDDAARVVALRSRALLSVAGRGGMVSVAEPGPAASTRAARWGISVAAVNGPTSVVLSGDVAALAGLLAECEAEGVRARRIEVDYASHSGEIEPLRDELLRLLAPIRPVGGQVPFFSTVTGEWLDTAALDAAYWFRNVREPVGFEPAVRTLLGQGFDGFVECSAHPVLAVAVQEIVDDADGTAVVVGSLRRGEGGWQRLLLSVGQAWTGGVAVDWPAVFAGRTPERVDLPPYPFQHERYWPRPSARSTGDAAGLGLGPARHPLLGAVSSVAGSDGWVLTGRLSLTSHPWLADHTVAGRVLLPGAAFVELVVRAADEVGCGRVAELLVAEPLVLPERGAVQLQVVIGPADGTGRREVGVHARPDGGDAPWTRHATATVEPAGPVPPSGAAGSAVWPPAGAEPVAVADLYERFAAVGLGYGPAFRGVRAVWRGEDEVYAEVALPAPTNADAGGFGLHPALLDAALHPLALALDADGDGGRPWLPFVWSGVILHAAGATTLRVRLRPTGADRVAITVTGPGDEPVATVEGLTVRQATADTGAATVEQKLFTVGWVPVAAAVADGPRGAVALLGDHPEVADAVDLAGVRPETWPDLAALVAAPDTAPPALVVAPATPTAVGADLASAAREATHTALRLVQEWLAEPRLAAARLVILTTRAVATAPGQPVDPAQAAVWGLIRSAQSENPDRILLVDRDLDDDGWVTAVATAIAADESQVAVRAGVPYAPRLTRAARADEPVAERPWNPAGTVLVTGASGTLGTLVSRHLVADRGVRRLLLVSRRGADAPGAADLRAELAALGAEVTVTACDVTDRAAVAALLADVPVEHPLTAVVHTAGALDDGIVGSLTPERVDAVFRPKVDAAATLDALTRDLDLSAFVLFSSAAGVFGTPGQANYAAANAFLDALAQHRRAAGRPAVALAWGMWAERTGLTRNLDDVDLARMRRTGLHPLSTEDGLALFDHALHRPESQLVPMDLRPTAPRGAVVPGILRGLVRTALRPTAGATVDTSGLRERLAGLPEAEARAELLSLVRTQVAAVLGHSGPEAVDAARAFKELGFDSLTAVELRNRLGAAVGARLPATLVFDYPTPTDLAGFLHTELVAGDAGPARPAPPAPVRADEPLAIVGMGCRFPGGVASPEQLWDLVAGGVDAVSSFPTDRGWHLDDLFDPDPDRPGTSYCDQGGFLYDAAQFDADFFGIAHREALAMDPQQRLFLETSWEAVERAGIDPTTLRGSRAGVFTGVMYHDYAAHLVEAGDELDGFVGTGIAGGVVSGRVAYALGLEGPALTIDTACSSSLVALHLAAQALRNNECDLALAGGVTVLSTPSAFVDFSRQRGLAPDGRCKSFAAAADGTGWAEGVGVLVVERLSDARRNGHPVLAVVRGTAVNSDGASNGMTAPNGPSQQRLIRQALADARLTARDVDALEAHGTGTTLGDPIEAQSILATYGRDRGEEPLWLGSIKSNLGHTQAAAGVAGVIKMVQAMRAGLLPRTLHVDAPSPHVDWSAGAVRLLSESVEWPATGRRRRAAVSSFGISGTNAHVILEQGPDEKPAPAPDGTGPAVPLLLSGRNRGALRDQAIRLVAHLRDRPELRPVDVAHSLATTRAEFRHRATVVGADRAELVAGLQALGRGEPAPALATGQVAGGRTAVLFSGQGTQRAGMGRRLAATLPVFRDAFAAACAELDRHLERPLASVLDDAEQLDRTAYTQPALFALETALYRTFEQWGLTPEFVAGHSIGELTAAHVAGVLSLADAATLVAGRGRLMQALPAGGAMVSVRATEARVASLLADHLDRVGIAAVNGPEAVVVSGDAGVLDAVVARLVDDGVKTRRLSVSHAFHSPLMDDMLAEFREIASALSYATPRIPIVSNVTGALADPAELTTPDYWVRHVREAVRFADGVRALAAAGVRTFVELGPDGVLAALGRECLPADAGADFVPALRRDRDEERSLTEAVGRLWVRGVELDRAAVTADRGAIRVDLPTYAFQRQRFWPEPARPVGGTPAAANAPAAAEARLWAAVEAQDLDALADALGVPGEQPLDALLPVLASFRRRVRGVTEIDRHAYREVWHPLGGLPPASLAGTWLVVASRGGPAAELAEAIGAAVARRGGRPVTVPADGPDGVPAALAALPGPPPAGVVHVGAALHPETVAALADVAGDRPVWQVTSGAVAATPADPPADPARAADRARAGGRLVDVPAEPGDRILDLLCEVLAAGAASVLDEDDLALRAAGAFARRLVGAGATGSGPSWQPAGTVLVTDGAGPLGALVAVRGAGDEPAIVIRCAANSAALSRILASIPPERPLTAIVHGGTAPEDLVLADELDALATELDLAAFVLLTPAVDPRTGEPAEAGVAAAHYDAVARRRRARGLPAASVAVGPWAEPATEGSRNGAGQLADRAPLTLDELVPALRAAAGQGRTGLTLARFDWSAPGGDRPLLRALPVAGAGGDDRAAEDAADAGPEQLRGRLDQLDGPGRQQVLAQVVRTEAAAVLGRPAEDIDDDVDFLDLGVSSLTAVELRTRLGATTGVELTVAALYDCQTPAELVAHLDAVLTGGSAAGAAEVAAGAESG; via the coding sequence ATGGCCAACGAGGAGCAGCTCGTCGAGTATCTCAAGCGGGTCACCGCCGACCTCCATCAGACCCGGCAGCGGCTTCGTGACGTGGAGAACCGCAGCCACGAGCCGATGGCGATCGTGGGGATGGCGTGCCGCTTCCCGGGTGGCGTCCGGTCGCCGGAGGACCTGTGGGACCTGGTGGCGTCCGGCGGGGACGCGACGGGCGACTTCCCGACCGACCGGGGGTGGGACGTGGACGCCGTGTTCGACCCCGAACCGGGTCAGCCCGCGAAGACGTACGTGCGCCGGGGCGGCTTCCTGGCCGACGCGCTCGGGTTCGACGCCGGCTTCTTCGGCATCAGCCCGCGCGAGGCACTCGCCATGGACCCGCAGCAGCGGCTGGTGCTGGAGGCGTCGTGGGAGGCGCTGGAGGACGCGCGGGTGGACCCGGCCGCGCTGCGCCGGACGCGTACCGCCGTGTTCCTCGGCGCCACCAGCGCCGAGTACGCGACGGTCATGCAGAGCATGTACGCCGATGTCCTCGGCTACACGATGACGGGCGTCGCGGCGAGCGTGGTGTCCGGCCGCGTGGCGTACGCGCTCGGTCTGGAGGGGCCGGCGGTCACCGTGGACACCGCGTGCTCGTCGTCGCTGGTGGCGCTGCACCTGGCCGCCCAGGCCCTGCGCAACGGCGAGTGCTCCATGGCGCTGGTCGGCGGCGTCACGGTCATCCCGACGCCCGGCACCTTCATCGAGTTCAGCGAGCAGCGGGGACTCGCGCCCGACGGCCGCTGCAAGGCGTTCGCGTCCGCCGCCGACGGCACCGGCTTCAGCGAGGGCGTCGGCGTCGTGGTGGTCGAGCGGCTGTCCGACGCGCTCAAGGCGGGACGTCGGGTGCTGGCCGTCGTCCGGGGCTCGGCGGTCAACTCCGACGGCGCCAGCGCCGGCCTCACCGCGCCCAACGGGCCGTCGCAGCAGCGGGTCATCCGTCAGGCGCTCGCCTCGGCCGGGGTGGGAACCGACGGCATCGACGCGGTGGAGGCGCACGGCACGGGCACGACGCTGGGCGACCCGATCGAGGCGCAGGCCCTGCTCGCCACGTACGGCCAGGACCGCACCGCCGGCCGTCCGCTCTGGCTGGGGTCGGTGAAGTCGAACATCGGGCACACGCAGGCGGCGGCCGGGGTCGCCGGTGTGATCAAGATGGTGCAGGCGCTCCGCCACGGCGTGCTGCCGCAGACGCTGCACGTGGACGAACCGTCCCCGCACGTGGACTGGTCGTCCGGCGCGGTCCGGCTGCTGACCGGAGCGCGGGACTGGGAGCGGAACGGGCGGCCCCGGCGCGCCGCCGTCTCGTCGTTCGGCATCAGCGGCACGAACGCCCACCTGATCCTGGAGGAGGCACCGGCGCCGGTCGCGGAACCGGTGGCGCAGCCGGACGCCCGGCCGGTCATGGCGGTCGCGGAGGGCGCCGAACCCGTCGTACCCGTGCTGCTGTCCGCCCGGACCGAGACCGCGTTGCGCGACGGCGCCGCCCGCCTCGGCGGGGCGCTGGCCGGGCGTAGCGGGCTCCGCCCCGACGACGTGGGCTGGTCGTCGACCGGCCGGACGAGCTTCGAGCGGCGGGCGGTGGTGGTCGCCGCCGGCCGGGCGGACCTGACGGACGGGCTGGCGGCGGTGGCGACCGGGTCGGGTGGCCCGGCGACGGTGGAGGGGGTGGCGACGACCTCCGGCAAGGTGGTGTTCGTCTTCCCCGGCCAGGGCTCGCAGTGGGCGGGGATGGCCGCGGAACTGCTCGACTCGTCCCCGGTCTTCGCCGACTCGATGGCCCGGTGCGCCGCGGCGCTGGACCCGCACGTGACCTGGTCGCTGGAGGCCGTGGTCCGGGGCGCCGAGGACGCGCCGTCGCTGGAGCGGGTCGACGTGGTACAGCCCGCGTTGTGGGCGGTGATGGTCTCCCTCGCGGCGGTGTGGCGGTCGCTCGGCGTCGAGCCGGCGGCGGTCCTGGGCCACTCGCAGGGCGAGATCGCCGCCGCGTGCGTGGCCGGCGGCCTGTCGATCGACGACGCTGCCCGGGTCGTGGCGCTGCGCTCGCGGGCGTTGCTGAGCGTCGCGGGACGCGGCGGAATGGTGTCGGTCGCCGAGCCAGGCCCGGCCGCGTCGACCCGGGCGGCGCGCTGGGGCATATCCGTCGCGGCGGTCAACGGGCCCACGTCGGTCGTGCTCTCCGGGGACGTGGCGGCGCTCGCGGGACTGCTCGCCGAGTGCGAGGCGGAGGGTGTCCGGGCACGGCGGATCGAGGTGGACTACGCGTCGCACTCCGGCGAGATCGAGCCGCTGCGGGACGAGTTGCTCCGGCTCCTGGCCCCGATCCGTCCGGTCGGCGGGCAGGTGCCGTTCTTCTCGACGGTGACCGGCGAGTGGCTCGACACGGCCGCGCTCGACGCGGCGTACTGGTTCCGCAACGTGCGGGAGCCGGTCGGGTTCGAACCGGCCGTGCGGACGCTGCTGGGCCAGGGCTTCGACGGGTTCGTGGAGTGCAGCGCACATCCGGTGCTCGCCGTCGCCGTTCAGGAGATCGTCGACGATGCCGACGGGACCGCCGTCGTGGTGGGGTCGCTGCGCCGGGGCGAGGGCGGGTGGCAGCGGCTGCTGCTTTCGGTCGGTCAGGCGTGGACCGGTGGCGTCGCCGTCGACTGGCCGGCGGTGTTCGCCGGCCGCACCCCCGAGCGGGTCGACCTGCCCCCGTACCCGTTCCAGCACGAACGCTACTGGCCCCGGCCGTCGGCCCGGTCCACCGGCGACGCCGCCGGCCTCGGGCTGGGACCGGCCCGGCATCCGCTGCTGGGCGCGGTGTCGTCGGTGGCCGGTTCGGACGGCTGGGTGCTGACCGGGCGGCTGTCGCTGACGTCGCATCCGTGGCTCGCCGACCACACCGTCGCCGGCCGGGTGCTGCTGCCCGGCGCGGCATTCGTCGAGCTGGTGGTCCGCGCCGCCGACGAGGTCGGCTGCGGCCGGGTGGCGGAGCTGCTGGTGGCCGAGCCGCTGGTGCTACCGGAGCGGGGAGCCGTCCAACTCCAGGTCGTGATCGGTCCGGCTGATGGCACCGGCCGTCGCGAGGTCGGCGTCCACGCCCGGCCGGACGGCGGCGACGCGCCGTGGACCCGGCACGCCACCGCCACGGTCGAGCCGGCCGGGCCGGTCCCGCCGTCTGGGGCCGCCGGGTCGGCGGTCTGGCCGCCGGCCGGCGCCGAGCCGGTCGCGGTCGCCGACCTCTACGAGCGCTTCGCCGCCGTGGGTCTCGGGTACGGGCCGGCGTTCCGCGGTGTCCGGGCGGTGTGGCGCGGCGAGGACGAGGTGTACGCCGAGGTCGCCCTCCCGGCCCCCACCAACGCCGACGCGGGCGGCTTCGGTCTCCACCCGGCGCTGCTCGATGCTGCCCTGCACCCGCTCGCCCTGGCCCTGGACGCGGACGGCGACGGCGGCCGACCGTGGTTGCCGTTCGTCTGGAGCGGCGTCATCCTGCACGCCGCCGGTGCGACCACCCTGCGGGTCCGGCTGCGCCCCACCGGCGCCGACCGCGTCGCGATCACCGTGACCGGACCCGGCGACGAACCGGTGGCCACCGTCGAGGGCCTCACCGTCCGCCAGGCCACGGCGGACACCGGCGCCGCCACCGTCGAGCAGAAGCTCTTCACCGTCGGCTGGGTGCCGGTCGCCGCCGCCGTCGCCGACGGTCCGCGCGGGGCCGTCGCCCTGCTCGGCGACCACCCGGAGGTGGCGGACGCCGTCGACCTGGCCGGGGTACGGCCGGAGACCTGGCCGGACCTGGCCGCGCTCGTCGCCGCCCCCGACACGGCCCCGCCCGCCCTGGTGGTGGCGCCGGCGACACCCACCGCCGTGGGGGCCGACCTGGCGTCCGCGGCACGGGAGGCGACGCACACCGCGCTGCGGCTCGTGCAGGAGTGGCTCGCCGAGCCCCGCCTGGCGGCCGCCCGGCTGGTGATCCTCACCACCAGGGCGGTGGCGACCGCACCGGGACAGCCGGTCGACCCGGCGCAGGCCGCCGTCTGGGGGCTCATCCGGTCGGCACAGTCCGAGAACCCCGACCGGATCCTCCTCGTCGACCGTGACCTCGACGACGACGGCTGGGTGACGGCCGTGGCCACCGCGATCGCCGCGGACGAGTCACAGGTCGCCGTCCGGGCCGGCGTCCCGTACGCCCCGCGCCTCACCCGGGCCGCGCGCGCCGACGAGCCGGTGGCGGAGCGGCCGTGGAACCCGGCCGGCACGGTGCTGGTCACCGGCGCCTCCGGGACGCTGGGCACGCTGGTGAGCCGACACCTGGTCGCCGACCGGGGCGTACGGCGGCTGCTGCTGGTCAGCCGCCGGGGAGCGGACGCGCCGGGCGCCGCCGACCTGCGCGCCGAACTCGCCGCGCTCGGTGCCGAGGTGACGGTGACCGCGTGCGACGTGACCGACCGGGCCGCGGTGGCCGCGCTGCTGGCCGACGTGCCGGTGGAGCACCCGCTCACCGCCGTGGTGCACACGGCCGGCGCGCTGGACGACGGGATCGTCGGATCGCTGACCCCGGAGCGCGTCGACGCGGTGTTCCGGCCCAAGGTCGACGCCGCCGCCACCCTCGACGCGCTCACCCGCGACCTGGACCTGTCCGCGTTCGTGCTGTTCTCCTCGGCCGCCGGTGTCTTCGGCACTCCCGGGCAGGCCAACTACGCCGCCGCCAACGCGTTCCTCGACGCGCTGGCCCAGCACCGGCGGGCCGCCGGCCGACCGGCGGTCGCCCTGGCCTGGGGCATGTGGGCCGAGCGCACCGGGCTGACCCGGAATCTCGACGACGTGGACCTGGCCCGGATGCGCCGCACCGGGCTGCACCCGCTGTCCACCGAGGACGGGCTCGCCCTGTTCGACCACGCGCTGCACCGGCCCGAGTCGCAGCTGGTGCCGATGGATCTGCGGCCCACCGCGCCCCGGGGAGCCGTCGTGCCGGGGATCCTACGGGGCCTGGTCCGCACAGCGCTGCGCCCGACGGCCGGGGCGACCGTGGACACGTCCGGTCTCCGTGAGCGTCTCGCCGGGCTGCCCGAGGCGGAGGCACGTGCCGAGCTGCTCTCGCTGGTACGTACCCAGGTCGCTGCTGTCCTCGGCCACTCCGGCCCGGAGGCGGTGGATGCCGCGCGGGCCTTCAAGGAGCTGGGCTTCGACTCGCTGACCGCCGTCGAGCTGCGCAATCGGCTCGGCGCGGCGGTCGGCGCCCGGCTGCCCGCCACGTTGGTCTTCGACTACCCCACCCCGACCGACCTCGCCGGCTTCCTGCACACCGAACTGGTCGCCGGGGACGCCGGACCGGCCCGCCCGGCGCCCCCGGCGCCGGTACGCGCGGACGAGCCGCTCGCGATCGTCGGCATGGGCTGCCGCTTTCCCGGCGGCGTCGCCTCGCCGGAGCAGTTGTGGGACCTGGTCGCCGGTGGCGTGGACGCGGTGTCGAGCTTCCCGACCGACCGTGGCTGGCACCTCGACGACCTCTTCGACCCCGACCCCGACCGCCCCGGCACGAGCTACTGCGACCAGGGCGGTTTCCTCTACGACGCGGCGCAGTTCGATGCCGACTTCTTCGGCATCGCCCACCGGGAGGCGCTCGCGATGGACCCGCAGCAGCGGCTGTTCCTGGAGACCTCGTGGGAGGCGGTCGAGCGGGCCGGCATCGACCCGACGACGCTGCGGGGCAGCCGGGCCGGCGTCTTCACCGGCGTCATGTACCACGACTACGCCGCCCACCTGGTCGAAGCCGGCGACGAGCTGGACGGTTTCGTCGGCACCGGGATCGCGGGTGGGGTGGTCTCCGGCCGGGTCGCGTACGCGCTGGGGCTGGAGGGCCCGGCGCTGACCATCGACACCGCGTGCTCGTCCTCGCTGGTCGCGCTGCACCTCGCCGCGCAGGCCCTGCGGAACAACGAGTGCGACCTAGCGCTGGCCGGCGGCGTGACGGTGCTCAGCACGCCGAGCGCGTTCGTCGACTTCAGCCGGCAGCGCGGTCTCGCGCCCGACGGGCGGTGCAAGTCGTTCGCCGCGGCGGCCGACGGCACCGGCTGGGCCGAGGGGGTGGGCGTACTGGTCGTCGAGCGGCTGTCCGACGCCCGGCGCAACGGCCATCCGGTCCTCGCGGTGGTGCGGGGCACGGCGGTCAACTCCGACGGCGCCAGCAACGGGATGACCGCGCCCAACGGGCCGTCCCAGCAGCGGCTGATCCGGCAGGCGCTGGCCGACGCGCGCCTGACGGCCCGGGACGTCGACGCGCTGGAGGCGCATGGCACCGGCACGACGCTGGGCGACCCGATCGAGGCCCAGTCGATCCTGGCGACCTACGGCCGGGACCGTGGCGAGGAGCCACTGTGGCTCGGGTCGATCAAGTCGAACCTGGGGCACACCCAGGCGGCGGCCGGCGTGGCCGGCGTCATCAAGATGGTGCAGGCGATGCGGGCCGGCCTGCTGCCACGCACGCTGCACGTCGACGCGCCCTCGCCGCACGTCGACTGGTCGGCCGGGGCGGTGCGGCTGCTCAGCGAGTCGGTCGAGTGGCCGGCCACCGGACGACGGCGGCGCGCCGCCGTCTCGTCGTTCGGTATCAGCGGCACCAACGCGCACGTCATCCTCGAACAGGGACCGGACGAGAAGCCGGCGCCCGCGCCGGACGGCACCGGGCCGGCCGTACCGCTGCTGCTCTCCGGGCGCAACCGGGGCGCGTTGCGGGACCAGGCCATCCGGCTGGTCGCCCACCTGCGGGACCGGCCCGAGCTGCGTCCGGTCGACGTCGCCCACTCGCTGGCCACCACCCGGGCAGAGTTCCGGCACCGGGCGACCGTGGTCGGCGCCGACCGGGCGGAGCTGGTGGCCGGGCTCCAGGCGCTCGGCCGGGGCGAGCCCGCGCCGGCGCTGGCCACCGGGCAGGTCGCTGGCGGGCGTACGGCGGTGCTCTTCAGCGGCCAGGGCACCCAGCGGGCGGGCATGGGCCGCCGGCTGGCCGCGACCCTGCCCGTCTTCCGCGACGCGTTCGCGGCGGCCTGCGCCGAGTTGGACCGCCACCTGGAACGCCCGCTCGCGTCCGTGCTCGACGACGCCGAGCAGCTGGACCGCACCGCTTACACCCAACCGGCCCTGTTCGCGCTGGAGACCGCGCTCTACCGCACCTTCGAGCAGTGGGGCCTGACACCGGAGTTCGTGGCCGGTCACTCGATCGGCGAGCTGACCGCGGCCCACGTGGCCGGCGTGCTCTCGCTGGCCGACGCCGCCACGCTCGTCGCCGGTCGGGGCCGGCTCATGCAGGCGCTGCCGGCCGGCGGCGCGATGGTGTCGGTACGCGCCACCGAGGCCCGCGTGGCGTCCCTGCTGGCCGACCACCTCGACCGGGTCGGCATCGCCGCCGTCAACGGCCCCGAGGCCGTCGTCGTCTCCGGCGACGCGGGCGTCCTCGATGCCGTCGTCGCGCGGCTGGTCGACGACGGCGTCAAGACCCGCCGGCTGAGCGTCAGCCACGCGTTCCACTCGCCCCTGATGGACGACATGCTGGCGGAGTTCCGTGAGATTGCCTCCGCGCTGTCGTACGCGACGCCGCGCATCCCGATCGTCTCCAACGTGACCGGCGCGCTCGCCGATCCGGCGGAGCTGACCACGCCCGACTACTGGGTGCGGCACGTACGGGAGGCGGTCCGGTTCGCCGATGGCGTACGGGCGCTGGCGGCGGCGGGCGTGCGGACCTTCGTGGAGCTGGGCCCGGACGGCGTGCTCGCGGCGCTCGGCCGGGAGTGCCTGCCCGCCGACGCCGGAGCCGACTTTGTGCCGGCGCTGCGTCGGGACCGCGACGAGGAACGGTCGCTCACCGAGGCCGTCGGGCGGCTCTGGGTACGCGGCGTCGAGCTGGACCGGGCCGCCGTCACCGCCGACCGGGGCGCGATTAGGGTCGACCTGCCCACCTACGCGTTCCAGCGCCAGCGGTTCTGGCCGGAACCGGCCCGACCGGTGGGCGGCACGCCCGCCGCGGCGAACGCGCCGGCCGCCGCCGAGGCCCGGCTCTGGGCCGCCGTCGAGGCACAGGACCTCGACGCGTTGGCCGACGCCCTCGGTGTACCCGGCGAGCAGCCGCTCGACGCCCTGCTGCCGGTGCTCGCGTCGTTCCGGCGGCGGGTGCGGGGGGTGACCGAGATCGACCGCCACGCGTACCGCGAGGTCTGGCACCCGCTGGGCGGACTGCCCCCGGCGTCGCTGGCCGGGACCTGGCTGGTCGTGGCGTCCCGGGGCGGGCCAGCGGCGGAGCTGGCCGAGGCGATCGGCGCGGCGGTGGCCCGACGCGGCGGCCGACCCGTCACCGTGCCGGCGGACGGCCCGGACGGGGTGCCGGCGGCGCTCGCCGCGCTGCCCGGCCCGCCGCCGGCCGGTGTCGTGCACGTCGGTGCCGCTCTCCACCCGGAGACGGTCGCCGCCCTGGCCGACGTCGCCGGCGACCGCCCGGTGTGGCAGGTCACCAGCGGCGCGGTCGCCGCCACCCCCGCCGACCCGCCGGCCGACCCGGCGCGGGCCGCCGACCGGGCGCGGGCGGGCGGGCGGCTGGTCGACGTGCCGGCCGAACCGGGCGACCGGATTCTGGACCTGCTCTGCGAAGTGCTCGCCGCCGGCGCGGCGAGCGTGCTGGACGAGGACGACCTGGCCCTGCGCGCCGCCGGGGCGTTCGCCCGCCGGCTGGTCGGCGCGGGGGCGACCGGAAGCGGCCCGAGCTGGCAACCGGCCGGCACCGTCCTGGTGACCGACGGCGCCGGTCCGCTCGGGGCGCTCGTCGCCGTCCGGGGCGCGGGCGACGAGCCGGCAATCGTGATCCGGTGTGCGGCGAACAGCGCCGCGCTGTCCCGGATCCTCGCGTCGATCCCGCCGGAGCGGCCGCTCACCGCGATCGTCCATGGCGGAACGGCGCCGGAGGACCTGGTGCTGGCCGACGAACTCGACGCGCTCGCCACGGAGCTGGACCTGGCGGCGTTCGTCCTGCTGACGCCGGCGGTCGACCCGCGTACCGGCGAGCCGGCCGAGGCGGGGGTCGCCGCCGCCCACTACGACGCCGTCGCCCGGCGGCGGCGGGCACGGGGGTTGCCGGCGGCCTCGGTCGCGGTGGGGCCCTGGGCCGAGCCGGCCACCGAGGGTTCCCGCAACGGCGCCGGCCAACTGGCGGACCGAGCGCCGCTGACGCTGGACGAACTGGTGCCCGCCCTGCGCGCGGCGGCCGGTCAGGGCCGGACCGGGCTGACGCTCGCCCGGTTCGACTGGTCGGCGCCGGGCGGCGACCGCCCGCTGCTGCGTGCCCTGCCGGTCGCCGGGGCGGGCGGTGACGACCGCGCGGCGGAGGACGCTGCGGACGCCGGCCCGGAGCAGTTGCGCGGTCGCCTCGACCAGCTCGACGGCCCGGGCCGTCAGCAGGTCCTCGCGCAGGTGGTGCGGACGGAGGCGGCGGCGGTGCTCGGCCGCCCCGCCGAGGACATCGACGACGACGTGGACTTTCTCGACCTGGGTGTCTCGTCGCTCACCGCGGTCGAGCTGCGGACCCGGCTCGGGGCGACCACCGGCGTCGAACTCACCGTCGCCGCCCTCTACGACTGCCAGACCCCCGCCGAGCTGGTCGCGCACCTCGACGCGGTGCTCACCGGCGGCTCGGCGGCGGGCGCTGCCGAGGTCGCCGCCGGCGCGGAGAGCGGGTAG